The uncultured Bacteroides sp. DNA segment AAAAGTCCTTTGATGGTGTTTACTATTTCACTATACATTATATATATTTGCTTTATAGTTCTTCAGATTCTCTTTCTCTGTAAACCAATGAATGGTTTCGGTTAGTCCGCGACGAATATCATATTCGGACTGGAAACCCGTCAATGACTTAATCTTAGAATTATCCCCCCAAAGGCGAAATACTTCAGAACCTTTCGGACGAATACGCTGCTCATCCTCCACGAAGTCGACCTTGACCTGCATAATGTCTGCAATCATCTCTAAGGTGTCTCGCATACTAATTTCATCATTACTACACACATTAACTTCCTCACCAATAGCGGCATCACAAGTAGAAAGCTGAATAAATCCCCGGCAAGTATCTTTCACGAAATTAAAATCACGTGTAGGAGTCAGATCGCCCAACTTTATTTGAGTAGCCCCATTAGCAATCTGTGTAATGATGGTAGGGATGATGGCGCGAGCACTCTGCCTGGGCCCATACGTATTGAATGGACGAACGATAACCAAAGGCAGATTGAAAGTATTATAGAAACTCAGAGCAATAGCATCCGCACTAATTTTCGTCGCTGAATAAGGAGATTGCGGTTGCTTAGGATGTTTCTCGTCAATAGGAACATAGCATGCCGTGCCATATACTTCAGAAGTGGAAGTTACAAGCACCCGTTTTACTCCATTCTCCTTTGCGGCTTGACAGATGTTTAACGTACCTTTTACATTCGTATCCACATAGCTATCGGGTGCTACATACGAGTACGGAATAGCTATTAGTGCAGCCAGATGAAAGACGATCTCAATGCCTTCAGTAATGCACTTGCAGAAATGAGCATCACGAACATCACCACTGACCACTTCCAACTCAGGATGCTGTATCCCTTCTAACCATCCCCAATTATTAAAGGAGTTATATTGTGAAAGCGCTCGTACATGATAGCCTTCAGCTAATAGCATTTCCGTCAAATGCGAACCGATGAAACCATCGGCACCGGTCACCAATACCTTTTTCATTTCAGCCATATCTATTAAATTTTCTTTCGGTCGAAGGCATCAATAAAGGAACCTTCAGTCACGTTATATATTTTTTTACCCATACTCCGGGCGTATGCTTCTATTATATGATAGGATTTAAACGCCACATGCATGCTCAACAATAGATCATGTAAGTGCTTATCAGACACATATCGTTCCGAACCCTTCTTGTCATAAAAATGATTCAGGTCTTCAATCACTATATTGTCTTCATTCACCCATAGCTCTTTTAGCCAGGAATGGTCGGCTCCGGCAACGTAAATGGTAGGAAATGACATCCTTAACGCTATCATCAAAGAAGGGATTAAAACATTACGTGGCCGTGCTGTCCCCCACCCTTTTCGAAAAGCCAAATGAGAAAAGGCCCTAAAGCCCTCAATAGGAGTCATATTGAAATAATGCACATGAATATGTGGATTCGCAGCCAACTTAGACTGCCAGATAGAGCTTTTCCGGGCACGAACTGACAAATAAAGGTCGAGATCCCAAGACGTTTTCTCAGCCATTGCATCAAACAGTTTATTAGAATGTTTCGGATTGAAAAAGAACTCAGGATCGGCTACTACATAATAGCGAGGTTTTAACTCTATATAATAATCGGAGAGTACAGCATAATTAACAGCCAGCAATGCTTTGCCTTTTAGAAATTCACCTTTTTGTTCAATTAAAGACTTAAGAGAAGGGCCATTTCCCAACACTACAATTTCCTTTTCTCCACTTCTATTCAGCGGTTTATCAACCCATCTCGATTGAAGCAGAATTTTCACCAAGCTAAGGAAGCTTTGCCATGCCCGCTCCATGATCTTCATCATTTTATCTTCCATATATTCTATTATCTTTCGCAAAGATAGAGACTTTACGGTTTTTACACTAAAAATTAAACGAATTTATAGATAGAAAGCCGCAAAAGCTGTACTTTTGTCAAAACATTCAGTTTATGAGAGTACTATTAATAAACACTTCAGAGCGAATAGGCGGTGCCGCCGTTGCAGCCAGCCGCTTGATGGAATCACTAAAAAACAATGGAATCAAAACGAAACTATTGGTACGCGACAAGCAAACGGATCAAATAAGTGTGATTGGGCTCGAACGTAGCTGGCTTCATGTATGGAAGTTTGTATGGGAGCGTGTCATTATTTGGAAGTCCAATCACTTCAAAAAGAACAATCTCTTTGCCGTCGATATAGCCAATACAGGTACGGACATCACTTCCTTGCCCGAATTTGAAGAAGCAGATGTTATCCATCTACATTGGATCAATCAAGGAATGCTCTCACTACGCAATATACAGAAGATCCTACATTCAGGCAAACCTGTGGTGTGGACGATGCACGACATGTGGCCTTGCACTGGCATTTGCCACCATGCACGCGAATGCACCAACTACCAACAAGAATGTCATGACTGCCCATTCATATACGGAGGAGGAAGCAAAAAAGATTTGTCGTATCGTATCTTCCGTAAGAAACAGAAACTCTACAAGAATAGCCCTATTTCCTTTGTTACCTGCAGCCAGTGGTTGGAAAAGCAGGCCCAAAAGAGTGCCTTGCTAAACGGGCAACGGGTTATCAGCATCCCCAATCCCATCAACACCAACTTGTTTAAACCTCACGACAAAAGAGAAGCTCGTGAAAAATATATGCTACCGCAGGAGGGCAAACTCATTCTATTTGGTTCGGTAAAGACAACCGATAAACGCAAAGGAATAGACTATCTGATAGAATCATGCAACATCTTAGCAACAAAATATCCGGAACTGAAAGAAACACTTAGCGTGGTTGTCTTTGGCAATCAATCGACACAGCTAGAACAAATGTTGCCTTTCCGCGTCTATCCGCTTAACTTCGTAAGCAACGAGCATGAGTTAGTTGACATCTATAATGCTGTCGACCTTTTTGTGACTCCCTCGCTCGAAGAAAACCTCCCGAACACCATCATGGAGGCCATGGCTTGTGGCATTCCCTGCGTTGGATTTAATGTAGGTGGCATCCCCGAGATGATAGACCACCTGCACAATGGTTACGTAGCTCAATATAAATCGGCTACCGACTTTGCAAACGGCATTCATTGGGCACTTACAGAATCGGACTACGAAGTACTCTCCGAGCAAGCCTGCCGCAAAGCTGTTGCTAATTATTCGGAAAGTATCATCGCCAAAAGATATATTGACTTATATAACAAAGTAACAGGAAAGTATGCATAACCATTTAACTCCCAAATTTTCCGTTATTACCGTTACCTACAATGCCGGGAAAGTACTGGAAGATACCATACTTAGTGTTATTTCGCAGACTTACCATCATGTGGAATACATCATTATTGACGGTGGTTCAAAAGACAACACGCTTTCATTGGTTGACAAGTACCGGACGAACATCCATGTGTTTATGAGTGAGCCGGACAAAGGATTGTACGATGCAATGAACAAAGGGATGGCTCTCGCTACGGGAGATTATATCTGTTTTTTGAATGCAGGAGATAGCTTTCACGAAGATGATACCCTTCAACAGATTGTGCATTCTATGATTGAGAGCGCCCAACTGCCCGATGTCATGTACGGTGAGACAGCATTGGTGGACAGTCATCGGCACTTTGTTCGCATGCGTCGCCTTGCTACCCCCGAAGTTCTTACTTGGAAAAGCTTTAAGAAAGGCATGCTTGTTTGCCATCAAGCCTTCATTGCCAAACGCACCCTTTCAGAACCCTACGATCTACAGTATCGTTTTTCCGCCGATTTCGATTGGTGCATTCGGGTGATGAAGAAGGCACATACACTACACAACACTCACCTCGTCCTCATAGATTATCTGGACGAAGGAATGACCACTCAGAACAGAAAAGCCTCGCTGAAAGAGAGATTCCATATCATGGCAAAGCACTACGGATTTATCAGTACTGTTGCCCACCATGCATGGTTTATACTTCGTCTATTTGCAAAGCCGGGACAATAATTCAGCCATCCCTTCCGAAGCCCCTTTTTGAATCACGTGAATGCTACGGGAGCTGTTCACTTGTACCTCTTTGGGGTCAATGAGATAAACCTCCGCACCACGAGGTACATAGTTGAGCAATCCGGCAGCCGGATACACATTCATCGAAGTACCTATAATAACAAATATATCTGCGTTTTCCACATAACGCATCGCAGTTTCTATCTCCGGAACCGCTTCGCCAAACCAGACAATGAACGGACGAAGTTGCGAGCCATCACCTGCAAGGTCGCCCATCTTTACCTCATACTCTTCCGGTTTCAATTCTTTAACATAATTCTTCTTGTTAGGATTATAGCTGGAACAGACCTTTGTTAGCTCTCCGTGCAGATGAATAACATGGCTACTCCCCGCCCTTTCATGCAAGTTATCCACATTTTGTGTAATGACTACTACATTAAAATATTTTTCCATCTCAGCTAAAAGTTCATGCCCACGATTCGGCTTTACCTCTAACAACTGCTTACGTCGCTCATTATAAAAACGAATCACTAACCCCGGATCACGTTGATATCCCTCAGGCGTAGCAACCTGCTCTACGGGATATTTATCCCACAAGCCACCTGCATCCCTAAATGTAGTGATGCCACTCTCCGCACTCATGCCCGCACCGGACAATATAACTAAATTTTTCATAACAATCTCCTGTTTAATTACAAATGACCATTCACAGAACAAATGTAGGAAGAATTTGCCAACAACGTTCACGTAAAAGATGCTATATTCCATTCAAACGAAAAAGGCATAAAAAGGAAGCGTTTGGAAACTATGTGTAATAAGAAAAATTAAATACTTAAAAGAAGATTCATTCAAATAAAACACTTACTTTTGCCTTTCATTAATTTGCAAGTGGCTGAGAGTAAACGTCAAACCAAATCTTTCAGCCTTCAACAAAAAGATTTATGGATAAATTTAGCTATGCAATTGGCTTGGGAATAGGCCAAAATTTGTTAGGAATGGGTGCTAACAGCATCTCAGTAGAAGACTTCGCTCAAGCAATCAAAGATGTCTTGGATGGAAACCAGACAGCAATCAGCCACAACGAAGCACGCGAAATAGTCAATGAATATTTCGCCAAACTAGAAGAAGAAATGAGTGCTTCCAGCGTTGAACAAGGTAAAGCTTTTCTTGAAGAAAACAAGAAAAGAGCCAACGTAAAGACCCTTCCAAGCGGACTACAATATGAGGTAATCACAGAAGGAACAGGAAAATTGGCTCAGGCAACTGATCAGGTTAAGTGTCATTACGAAGGAACATTGATTGACGGAACACTATTCGACAGCTCAGTGAAGCGTGGTCAACCTGCGGTGTTTGGTGTTAACCAAGTAATCCCCGGATGGGTTGAAGCCCTACAACTGATGCCCGAAGGTTCTAAATGGAAACTATACATTCCTTCAGACCTAGGCTATGGTGCACAAGGAGCAGGTGAAATGATCCCTCCTCACAGCACACTTGTTTTCGAAGTTGAATTAATTCAAGTACTATAACAACAAAAAAAACTAAAAGTAAAATGAAAAAAGTCAGTATTTTTATGGCTATTGCTGCAGCAGCTAGTCTTGCTTCTTGCACAGCTCAAAGCCCAAAAGCAAATTTAAAAACAGACATCGACTCTTTGTCTTATTCACTGGGTATGTCTCAAACGCAAGGATTGAAAGATTATTTGGTAGGCAGAATGGATGTAGACACTGCATACATGGATGAGTTTATCAAAGGTTTGAACGAAGGTGCAGGCAAAACAAGCAAAAAAGATATCGCTTACCTTGCTGGTCTACAGATCGGCCAACAAATCAGCAACCAAATGATGAAAGGTATCAACCACGAATTGTTTGGCGCAGACTCAACCAAAACAATCAGCAAAGATAACTTCCTTGCAGGATTTGTTGCCGGAACACTTCAAAAGAAAGGCTTGATGACTATGGAGCAAGCACAACAATTCACTCAAACAAGAATGGAAGCGATTAAAGCTAAAGCTATGGAATCTAAATATGCTGACAACAAAGCTGCCGGCGATAAATTCCTTGCTGCAAACAAAACAAAAGCAGGCGTCGTTACAACTCCAAGCGGATTACAATACAAAGTTATCACTAAAGGAACAGGTGCTATCCCTGCTGACACTTGCAAAGTGAAAGTAAACTATAAAGGTACTTTGATTGACGGAACAGAATTCGATAGCTCTTACAAACGTAACGAGCCTACAACTTTCCGTGCTAACCAAGTTATCAAAGGATGGACAGAAGCTTTAACAATGATGCCTGTAGGTTCTAAGTGGGAAATTTATATTCCTCAAGAATTGGCTTATGGCTCAAGAGAATCAGGACAAATCAAACCTTTCTCTGCATTGATCTTTGAAGTTGAACTATTGAGTATTGAGAAATAACGAGATAGACTTACATCTTACTTATAAAATAGATGCAAAAACGTTGTTTTTGCATCTATTTTTTTTGTTAATTAGAATTCAAAATAAATAAAAGTATAGTAGAAAACCGTTTTTTCTATCTTTTACATATAAGAATAAAAATAAATATCTATATTTGCTTACTATTTGATAAGAACAGATATTAAAATTCATTTATTATGGAGAAAATAGACAACCTTGACAGGCAAATTCTGGAAATAATTTCTCAGAACGCCCGTATTCCTTTTAAAGATGTAGCTGCTGAATGTGGCGTTTCGAGGGCTGCCATTCACCAACGCGTACAAAGACTCATCGACTTGGGAGTAATTGTTGGCTCAGGCTACCATGTCAACCCTAAATCGCTTGGATACAGAACCTGCACCTACGTAGGTATCAAACTGGAAAAGGGCTCTATGTATAAAACTGTAGTAGCCGAACTACAAAAGATTCCCGAAATAGTTGAATGTCATTTCACGACAGGTCCTTACACTATGTTGACCAAAGTTTATGCTTGTGACAATGAACACCTGATGGAGTTGCTGAATAACAGAATGCAAGAAATTCCGGGCGTTACAGCTACTGAAACACTCATTTCTTTAGAGCAAAGCATCAAAAAAGAAATTCCTATCCGCATAGATAAATAATCGGAGGTATTCGCTAAACCCGAGACGTACCTATAAATTTTGAGCCATAAGTAGGAACTTACTTCTCACTTCTCTTGCATATTTCGGCAAAATACATTAGTTTTGCACCACAATTCAAGAGAATTGGAAAGATGCGGGCTTTTAGCTCAGTTGGTTAGAGCAACAGACTCATAATCTGGAGGTCCTAGGTTCAAGCCCTAGATGGCCCACCGCAATCTTAAAAAGCCGCTACGAAGCAAATCGTAACGGCTTTTTCATTTTCTTTCCTCACTCTCACTTCTTAAAAAAGTGGAGACAACCTTCATTCTTGAGGAAATAGTTGCTACTTTTATCGGCATCAACGGCATCGAATGCATGCTTAGAAGTGTCTATGTTTTAAAGACACCTCAAAGGTGTGATCGTAAAATCTAAAAGACCTTATTTATATGGAAGGAAGAAATCGTATTTTCTTATATATACTGACTGCGCTATTCATAGTGGCATTTCAAAGGAGCACGCCTCTAAGAGGTGCAGAAGCCTCTAACACCGCTACAATGAAGAGTACACAAAAGACTGTGACTAAAGCTAAACAGAAAAAAAGCAAAACAGCTCTTTATTTTGATTCCATAGGATTGGTCAACATTGCCGAAGCAGATAGTTCCATTGCCGTGCATCTGATGTATGCATCAGCCAATAACTTCACAGGACAAGTGCTTTATGCTGATCTGAAGGAAGCTTACTTGCATCGGGATGCAGCAAAAGCCCTCCTCTCTGCCCAGAAAATTTTAAAAAGAATTCATCCAAAATATAGCCTCATCATCTATGATGCTGTAAGACCAATGTCTGTTCAGCAAAAGATGTGGGATGCGGTTAAAGGTACTTCGCGTAACATCTATGTCTCTAATCCGGCTAACGGAGGAGGATTACACAATTATGGAGTGGCGGTAGACATCAGCATTATCGACTCTCTCGGCAATCCACTGCCAATGGGTACAGAAGTAGATCATCTTGGCATTGAAGCGCACATTGCCAATGAAGCTCAACTAGTAGCTACCGGAAAGATGACTCGAAAAGAACAAGAGAACCGTCGGCTACTGAGACTAGTAATGAAAAAAGCGGGCTTTCGCATTCTGCCTACGGAATGGTGGCACTTCAACCTATGTAGCCGTAGCGTGGCTAAACAGAAGTACAAACTAATACAATAGAACTAGGATGAAGCTTAATAACGAGACACTTCAATTCATACAAACGCATCAGCATGATAATGTACGTGCTCTGGCTCTACAAGCGGCACGGTTCCCTTTAGTGGATATGTCTCTGGCGCTTACTCAAATAGCAGGATTGCAGATTGCTGCTGAAAAGATTCCGACCTGGTATGCTACAGAGGGTGTACTTTATCCGAAGCACCTTTCGCTGGAGCAGTGTTCTTCGGAAATGACTGCAAGATATAAAGCTTCACTCATACAAGGGGATACGTTGGCGGACTTGACTGGCGGTTTTGGCGTCGACTGTGCCTTCTTATCAACCAAATTCAGACAGGTTACTTATGTGGAACAGCAGGAAGAGCTCTGCCGGTTGGCCGCTCACAACTTCCAAACCCTAAAACTTCACCACATAAAGGTTGAGAACTGTGACGGGGTAGAGTATTTACACCAAATGCTTCCGGTGGATTGTCTCTTTATTGATCCGGCACGACGGAATGAACAGGGAGGAAAGACGATTGCCATTGCCGACTGTACACCTGATGTAGCCGAGCTGCAAAAATTACTTCTGAACAAAAGCCGAACGGTTATGGTGAAACTCTCTCCTATGCTCGACCTCTCTTTGGCTTTACATGACATACCTTGCACAAAAGAGGTGCATATTGTTTCGGTGAACAATGAATGCAAAGAACTACTTTTAATCCTGAGTGAGAAATCGAACCAACAAACGCCCATTCATTGCATAAACCTGACTAACGAGACGAAACAATCTTTTTGTTTCACCCGTGAACAAGAACAAAAAGCCGTTTGCACGTATGCCGACATGCTTGAGACCTATCTATATGAACCCAATGCTTCTCTACTCAAAGCCGGTGCTTTCAAAAGTATCTCCGATATATATAAGGTAAAGAAACTCCATCCAAACAGTCATCTCTATACTTCCGACAAACTGATTGCAGACTTCCCCGGACGTGCTTTCCGCATCATAGATACGTGCTCCTTCAACAAAAATGAAATAAAGAAATCATTGGAAGGGGTAAAGAAAGCCAATATCAGCGTACGTAACTTTCCGGCATCAGTGGCCGAGCTGCGAAAACGCACCAAATTAGGAGATGGAGGAGAGGTTTATTTGTTCGCTACTACATTAAATAATGAAAAGAAAATATTAGTGAAATGTCTGAAAGAATAACGCCGTAACACGATTGTATCATATTTGTCACGCAACGTTAGTTTGTTTGTAAAACCGCCGCAACTCCAAGCGACTACTTTTGCTATAAATTATTAACGCACGATAAAAATATGAAACGAATAGTCAGACTAGTATCATTCATCCTCTTATTTTCGAGCATGACCAACATCTCTTTTGCAGATGAAAAGGTAAATGTCAACGCTAACAAGCAGGGAACCGTTCGAGGTCGTATCGTAGATACTTCAAAGCAATTTTTGCCGGGAGCGTCTATCTATATCGACAAACTACACACGGGAGTAACCAGCGACATTAACGGATTCTATACTTTCTCAAACCTAAATCCGGGCACATATACCGTTAAGGTGAGCTATGTAGGTTACGATCCCGTAATAATGAGCATCACTATCCCTGAAGGAAAAACCTTGGAAAAAGACGTGGTACTTAATGAAGGCGTAGAACTACAGGAAGTGGTAGTAGGTGGCTCATTGCAAGGGCAAAACCGTGCCATCAACGTGCAAAAAAGTAACCTCGGCATCACGAATATTGTTTCAGCCAATCAAGTAGGAAAATTTCCGGACTCTAATATAGGTGATGCCCTCAAACGTATATCAGGTATCAACGTACAATATGATCAGGGCGAAGCGCGTTTCGGACAAGTGCGCGGCACATCAGCCGATCTAAGCTCTGTTACCATCAACGGAAATCGTGTTCCTTCGGCAGAAGGTGACACACGTAACGTTCAGTTAGACCTTATTCCAGCTGACATGGTACAGACCATCGAAGTAAACAAAGTAATTACTCCGGATATGGAAGCCGATGCCATTGGCGGTTCCATCAATCTGGTAACCAAAAATTCACCCTACAAACGCATCCTTACAGCAACCGCAGGTTCGGGTTGGAACTGGGTAAGCGATAAAGCACAGTTGAATTTGGGCTTTACTTACGGCAATAAATTCTTTAACGATAAATTGGGTATCATCCTTTCAACTTCTTATCAAAATGCTCCTTCCGGATCGGACAATACCGAGTTCTTGTGGAAGAAAACTGATGCAGGAGAATTGTATCTGACCGACTATCAGGTTAGACAATATTACGTAACGCGCGAACGTCAGAGTTACTCTGCCGCACTTAATTGGGATGTGAGTGCCAATCACAAATTTTTCTTCAAAGGCATATTCAACAACCGTAACGACTGGGAAAATCGCTATCGAATGACGCTAAAAGATCTCAATAAAAAGAGCGTTGATAATACGGCAGACGTACGCATACAAACAAAAGCCGGCACACCGGATAACAAAAATGCACGTTTAGAACGCCAACGCACCATGGACTTCACACTGGGAGGCGAGCATCTATTTGGTAAACTAAGCATGGATTGGAATGCATCTTACGCTAAGGCAAGCGAAG contains these protein-coding regions:
- a CDS encoding NAD-dependent deacylase, whose translation is MKNLVILSGAGMSAESGITTFRDAGGLWDKYPVEQVATPEGYQRDPGLVIRFYNERRKQLLEVKPNRGHELLAEMEKYFNVVVITQNVDNLHERAGSSHVIHLHGELTKVCSSYNPNKKNYVKELKPEEYEVKMGDLAGDGSQLRPFIVWFGEAVPEIETAMRYVENADIFVIIGTSMNVYPAAGLLNYVPRGAEVYLIDPKEVQVNSSRSIHVIQKGASEGMAELLSRLCK
- a CDS encoding SAM-dependent methyltransferase: MKLNNETLQFIQTHQHDNVRALALQAARFPLVDMSLALTQIAGLQIAAEKIPTWYATEGVLYPKHLSLEQCSSEMTARYKASLIQGDTLADLTGGFGVDCAFLSTKFRQVTYVEQQEELCRLAAHNFQTLKLHHIKVENCDGVEYLHQMLPVDCLFIDPARRNEQGGKTIAIADCTPDVAELQKLLLNKSRTVMVKLSPMLDLSLALHDIPCTKEVHIVSVNNECKELLLILSEKSNQQTPIHCINLTNETKQSFCFTREQEQKAVCTYADMLETYLYEPNASLLKAGAFKSISDIYKVKKLHPNSHLYTSDKLIADFPGRAFRIIDTCSFNKNEIKKSLEGVKKANISVRNFPASVAELRKRTKLGDGGEVYLFATTLNNEKKILVKCLKE
- a CDS encoding NAD-dependent 4,6-dehydratase LegB, whose product is MAEMKKVLVTGADGFIGSHLTEMLLAEGYHVRALSQYNSFNNWGWLEGIQHPELEVVSGDVRDAHFCKCITEGIEIVFHLAALIAIPYSYVAPDSYVDTNVKGTLNICQAAKENGVKRVLVTSTSEVYGTACYVPIDEKHPKQPQSPYSATKISADAIALSFYNTFNLPLVIVRPFNTYGPRQSARAIIPTIITQIANGATQIKLGDLTPTRDFNFVKDTCRGFIQLSTCDAAIGEEVNVCSNDEISMRDTLEMIADIMQVKVDFVEDEQRIRPKGSEVFRLWGDNSKIKSLTGFQSEYDIRRGLTETIHWFTEKENLKNYKANIYNV
- a CDS encoding glycosyltransferase family 2 protein — encoded protein: MHNHLTPKFSVITVTYNAGKVLEDTILSVISQTYHHVEYIIIDGGSKDNTLSLVDKYRTNIHVFMSEPDKGLYDAMNKGMALATGDYICFLNAGDSFHEDDTLQQIVHSMIESAQLPDVMYGETALVDSHRHFVRMRRLATPEVLTWKSFKKGMLVCHQAFIAKRTLSEPYDLQYRFSADFDWCIRVMKKAHTLHNTHLVLIDYLDEGMTTQNRKASLKERFHIMAKHYGFISTVAHHAWFILRLFAKPGQ
- a CDS encoding M15 family metallopeptidase yields the protein MKSTQKTVTKAKQKKSKTALYFDSIGLVNIAEADSSIAVHLMYASANNFTGQVLYADLKEAYLHRDAAKALLSAQKILKRIHPKYSLIIYDAVRPMSVQQKMWDAVKGTSRNIYVSNPANGGGLHNYGVAVDISIIDSLGNPLPMGTEVDHLGIEAHIANEAQLVATGKMTRKEQENRRLLRLVMKKAGFRILPTEWWHFNLCSRSVAKQKYKLIQ
- a CDS encoding glycosyltransferase family 4 protein codes for the protein MRVLLINTSERIGGAAVAASRLMESLKNNGIKTKLLVRDKQTDQISVIGLERSWLHVWKFVWERVIIWKSNHFKKNNLFAVDIANTGTDITSLPEFEEADVIHLHWINQGMLSLRNIQKILHSGKPVVWTMHDMWPCTGICHHARECTNYQQECHDCPFIYGGGSKKDLSYRIFRKKQKLYKNSPISFVTCSQWLEKQAQKSALLNGQRVISIPNPINTNLFKPHDKREAREKYMLPQEGKLILFGSVKTTDKRKGIDYLIESCNILATKYPELKETLSVVVFGNQSTQLEQMLPFRVYPLNFVSNEHELVDIYNAVDLFVTPSLEENLPNTIMEAMACGIPCVGFNVGGIPEMIDHLHNGYVAQYKSATDFANGIHWALTESDYEVLSEQACRKAVANYSESIIAKRYIDLYNKVTGKYA
- a CDS encoding Lrp/AsnC ligand binding domain-containing protein yields the protein MEKIDNLDRQILEIISQNARIPFKDVAAECGVSRAAIHQRVQRLIDLGVIVGSGYHVNPKSLGYRTCTYVGIKLEKGSMYKTVVAELQKIPEIVECHFTTGPYTMLTKVYACDNEHLMELLNNRMQEIPGVTATETLISLEQSIKKEIPIRIDK
- a CDS encoding FKBP-type peptidyl-prolyl cis-trans isomerase, with the translated sequence MKKVSIFMAIAAAASLASCTAQSPKANLKTDIDSLSYSLGMSQTQGLKDYLVGRMDVDTAYMDEFIKGLNEGAGKTSKKDIAYLAGLQIGQQISNQMMKGINHELFGADSTKTISKDNFLAGFVAGTLQKKGLMTMEQAQQFTQTRMEAIKAKAMESKYADNKAAGDKFLAANKTKAGVVTTPSGLQYKVITKGTGAIPADTCKVKVNYKGTLIDGTEFDSSYKRNEPTTFRANQVIKGWTEALTMMPVGSKWEIYIPQELAYGSRESGQIKPFSALIFEVELLSIEK
- a CDS encoding FKBP-type peptidyl-prolyl cis-trans isomerase, producing MDKFSYAIGLGIGQNLLGMGANSISVEDFAQAIKDVLDGNQTAISHNEAREIVNEYFAKLEEEMSASSVEQGKAFLEENKKRANVKTLPSGLQYEVITEGTGKLAQATDQVKCHYEGTLIDGTLFDSSVKRGQPAVFGVNQVIPGWVEALQLMPEGSKWKLYIPSDLGYGAQGAGEMIPPHSTLVFEVELIQVL